In the genome of Ignavibacteria bacterium, one region contains:
- a CDS encoding MG2 domain-containing protein, producing the protein METDKLCKLAQGILFLFLTSILLITPHLTQAQTTDINFNLSANHYYNPGDKVSINISSYDYSNKSARRYTFKVQVLKIKNLDEFYSKQLSRGSLDVLGADSTNLLYLTEEVRSFDKTIRQKNEYGYAYMNDVIDISGLEKGAYIARITNKNKVAYIGFVITSLGILSKAGTGSMLGYVVQKQSGEPVNDVSLNFYLGMNKVGSGVTNFGTAYQTFDIQQVSNINSDFNNQIAALIIGQHGDDVVISDSYLYFGYGESKYSVYIYTNQPVYRTDSQVDFKGIIRTMSNFQYSAVGNQDITVKIKDSRNAEVYKEVLRSDAMGSVNGSYKIEKEAPLGTYTIYFEIGEGNTYSQTFSVEQYKKPEYKVTVTPENTQYLNSETIEAKIKADYYFGSPVANAEVEYNIFKQRYYKPWWSYSEYAWWYADYYENQDENSMYNNSEMIYSGKGSLNEYGEMTIYYNIKEDFKNDNNGRDWWWYGWSDETDYRYIIQAKVVDKSRREIDGIGTVLVTRGKFFITANANKYLYKPNDDVTITVRTMDFSDKPVSTDFLISIYKYDFSYYKDNEYKKDFVASLNGKTLSEGEGTVTYKLPYDAEGYYIAEIQSTDERGNKITGSTNFSVYKESMSWWDDNSGVLIMTDKDSYKVGDTVKAVVITPTPDATVLMTAESDNILYYATEKFYGTSKEVLIPVTEKFSSNFYVKAAYIKDGTMYDVQKMLMVIQEQKFLTVEIDPSKLIYKPKEKGELKVRVLDYTGMPVRNAEVSLGIIDESIYAIKEETTKDIRKFFYGPKYVYVSSSYESGNYTYAYSRLLTIFERFNIHSIKESELATVTGRLLDRDSKIVPGAIIIIDDEYQAAITNDSGEFEFKLPAGKYSISIYTGKEKNEDVRELMLSKGETKNFILYTDESLNELEQQKSLEQTGAFNFRGGRTSDIVALTEGVVSEEKMNAPKSKKNGEKDDYQTAEVRSDFRDAILWSPSQMTDDNGYTTVEVQYPDNLTEWRITSRVITEDSKVGQNVKTVITRKDLLVRMETPRFLQQNDNVTISTIVHNYLSSEKRAKVKFTADNVQPMNATEQTITIPSNGEVRLDWNINVTGVTGDAKLYVEALTDEESDAVELKVPLEPTGLKMTNSLIADFDDAYKNETKNFEIPITSNLQSASLKFTVSPSLASTILTALDELAGYPYGCVEQTMSRFLPTVVVARAFRELDAPISAATQKDLPKMVEAGLNRLYGFQHSDGGWGWWTNDGTNPFMTAYVVYGMTTAQSAGYTIKNGVLNNGVKAMKSQLKGENLESTTRAYVLYSLALADKNSNTLIREYIKLLQKEDLNDYAKSLIILTLNEIGDTQQANDVVADLVKDVKYSGEGAAYWEGKSFHYNWQDDKVQTTAMALSALVKTNMHADLKNKIVRWLMMQRMGFAWRNTQETAFIVYSMVDYLKTSDELNPDYTIKVFVNEKEYMSKQMTRDDVFKKDEIIEVDYTALQMNNNVIRIEKSGTGKVYFSGTVNYYVNSNNVSAMENGFRVEREYYVIKQYESYKGNNIVYRKYPYDGNIKSGDMLLVKLRVYTKENNLSYFMLEDPIPAGCEVITDDWAYNIEDEEDYGVVYDYPYWRWWYADKDIRDNKVTFFATYLYGDHYEFSYIMRAQIPGQYNVNPSVGALMYYPEVNGNSPTMRMNISDK; encoded by the coding sequence CATACATTGGATTTGTAATTACATCTTTAGGCATTCTTTCCAAAGCGGGAACCGGTTCTATGCTCGGATATGTCGTTCAGAAACAATCGGGTGAGCCGGTGAATGACGTAAGTTTAAATTTTTATCTCGGTATGAACAAAGTCGGTTCAGGAGTTACAAATTTCGGAACGGCTTACCAGACTTTCGATATTCAACAAGTTTCGAATATTAACAGTGACTTCAATAATCAAATTGCTGCGTTAATTATCGGTCAGCACGGCGATGATGTGGTTATCTCCGATTCCTATTTATATTTTGGCTACGGCGAAAGCAAATATTCGGTTTATATTTATACAAATCAACCGGTTTATAGAACCGACTCGCAAGTTGACTTCAAAGGTATCATAAGAACGATGAGCAACTTCCAGTATTCGGCAGTTGGAAATCAGGATATAACGGTAAAGATAAAAGACTCACGAAATGCTGAAGTGTATAAGGAAGTATTAAGAAGTGATGCAATGGGAAGTGTTAATGGAAGTTATAAAATCGAAAAAGAAGCACCTCTCGGAACATATACGATTTATTTTGAAATAGGTGAAGGCAATACATACTCACAGACATTTTCCGTCGAGCAATACAAAAAGCCCGAATATAAAGTAACCGTTACTCCTGAGAATACGCAATATCTAAACAGCGAGACAATCGAAGCAAAAATTAAAGCAGATTATTATTTCGGCAGCCCAGTTGCAAACGCTGAAGTTGAGTATAATATTTTTAAGCAAAGATATTACAAACCGTGGTGGAGCTACAGTGAGTATGCATGGTGGTATGCAGATTATTATGAAAATCAGGATGAGAATTCAATGTATAACAATTCCGAAATGATTTATTCCGGCAAAGGATCTTTGAATGAATACGGCGAGATGACTATTTATTACAACATAAAAGAAGATTTTAAAAACGATAATAACGGACGTGACTGGTGGTGGTATGGATGGAGTGATGAGACTGATTACAGATACATAATTCAGGCAAAGGTTGTTGATAAATCACGTCGTGAAATTGACGGCATAGGAACGGTGCTTGTAACGCGCGGAAAGTTTTTCATCACGGCAAATGCAAATAAATATTTATATAAACCGAATGATGACGTTACCATCACAGTGCGCACAATGGATTTTTCAGACAAGCCGGTATCTACCGATTTTTTGATAAGCATATACAAGTATGATTTCAGTTATTATAAAGATAACGAATACAAAAAAGATTTTGTCGCATCGCTTAACGGAAAAACTTTAAGCGAGGGAGAGGGAACCGTGACTTACAAGCTTCCTTATGATGCAGAAGGATATTACATTGCTGAAATTCAATCAACCGATGAACGCGGAAACAAAATAACCGGTTCGACTAACTTCTCGGTTTATAAAGAAAGCATGAGCTGGTGGGATGATAACAGCGGCGTGCTGATTATGACTGACAAGGATAGCTATAAGGTTGGCGATACTGTGAAAGCAGTTGTGATTACCCCGACTCCGGATGCAACTGTCTTAATGACAGCTGAAAGCGATAACATACTTTATTATGCAACGGAAAAATTTTATGGAACTTCGAAAGAAGTTTTAATTCCCGTTACCGAAAAATTTTCTTCAAATTTTTATGTCAAAGCGGCTTATATAAAAGATGGAACTATGTATGATGTGCAAAAAATGCTGATGGTAATTCAGGAGCAAAAGTTCTTAACAGTTGAAATCGACCCGTCGAAGCTGATATATAAACCGAAAGAAAAAGGTGAGCTGAAAGTTCGTGTGCTAGACTATACCGGAATGCCTGTCAGAAACGCTGAAGTATCGCTTGGTATAATAGACGAGAGCATTTATGCAATAAAAGAAGAAACTACGAAAGACATCCGTAAATTTTTCTACGGACCGAAATATGTTTATGTGTCTTCTTCTTATGAAAGCGGAAATTATACTTATGCATATTCCCGCTTGCTGACAATATTTGAACGCTTCAACATTCATTCAATAAAAGAAAGCGAGCTTGCAACGGTTACTGGCCGATTGCTTGACAGGGATAGCAAGATTGTTCCCGGTGCAATAATTATTATTGACGATGAATATCAAGCAGCAATTACAAATGACAGCGGAGAATTTGAGTTCAAGCTTCCTGCCGGGAAGTATTCAATTTCTATATACACGGGTAAAGAAAAGAACGAAGACGTTCGTGAGCTTATGCTTTCAAAAGGAGAAACAAAGAATTTTATTTTATATACAGATGAGAGTTTGAATGAGCTTGAACAGCAGAAATCACTTGAACAAACAGGTGCATTTAATTTTCGCGGAGGAAGAACATCTGATATAGTTGCTCTTACAGAAGGAGTAGTTTCTGAAGAAAAAATGAATGCCCCTAAATCTAAAAAGAATGGTGAAAAAGATGATTACCAAACTGCTGAGGTTCGTTCTGATTTCAGAGATGCAATTCTCTGGTCACCTTCACAAATGACTGATGACAACGGATATACAACTGTCGAGGTTCAGTATCCTGATAACTTAACCGAGTGGAGAATTACTTCGCGAGTTATTACTGAAGATTCAAAGGTTGGACAAAATGTAAAGACTGTTATCACAAGAAAAGATTTGCTTGTGAGAATGGAAACTCCAAGATTTTTACAGCAAAATGATAACGTGACGATTTCGACAATCGTGCATAATTATTTGAGTTCAGAAAAAAGAGCAAAGGTGAAATTTACAGCGGATAACGTTCAGCCAATGAATGCAACAGAGCAGACGATTACGATTCCATCAAACGGTGAAGTCAGATTAGATTGGAATATCAATGTAACAGGTGTAACAGGTGATGCAAAGCTTTATGTTGAAGCTTTAACCGATGAAGAATCTGATGCGGTTGAGCTTAAAGTTCCTTTGGAACCGACGGGTCTGAAGATGACAAACAGTTTGATTGCTGATTTTGATGATGCTTACAAAAACGAAACAAAAAATTTTGAAATACCGATTACGAGCAACTTGCAGTCAGCAAGCTTGAAGTTCACGGTTTCACCATCGCTTGCTTCCACGATTTTGACTGCGCTCGATGAGCTTGCAGGTTATCCTTATGGATGTGTCGAGCAGACTATGAGCAGATTTTTGCCGACTGTTGTAGTTGCGAGAGCTTTCAGAGAGCTTGATGCGCCAATCAGCGCGGCAACACAGAAGGATTTGCCTAAGATGGTCGAAGCAGGATTGAACCGCTTATATGGATTCCAGCATTCGGATGGCGGATGGGGTTGGTGGACAAATGACGGCACTAATCCGTTCATGACCGCTTATGTTGTTTACGGAATGACAACTGCGCAATCTGCGGGATATACCATTAAGAATGGTGTTTTGAACAATGGCGTTAAAGCAATGAAGTCTCAATTGAAAGGTGAAAACCTTGAGTCAACAACACGCGCATATGTTCTGTATTCTCTTGCTCTTGCGGATAAAAATTCTAATACACTTATTCGTGAATACATAAAGCTTTTACAAAAAGAAGATTTGAATGATTATGCAAAGAGCTTGATAATCTTAACTCTCAATGAAATCGGTGATACTCAGCAGGCAAATGATGTGGTGGCTGATTTAGTGAAGGACGTTAAATATTCAGGCGAAGGCGCAGCTTACTGGGAAGGTAAGTCGTTTCATTATAACTGGCAGGATGATAAAGTTCAGACTACAGCAATGGCTCTCAGCGCGCTTGTGAAAACAAACATGCATGCGGATTTGAAAAATAAAATCGTCCGCTGGCTTATGATGCAAAGAATGGGTTTTGCATGGAGAAATACTCAGGAGACCGCATTCATTGTTTACTCAATGGTTGATTATTTAAAAACTTCAGATGAGCTCAATCCTGATTATACCATAAAAGTTTTTGTGAATGAAAAAGAATATATGTCAAAGCAGATGACCCGCGACGATGTTTTTAAAAAAGATGAAATCATCGAAGTTGATTACACTGCTTTGCAGATGAACAATAATGTTATCCGCATTGAAAAATCAGGAACAGGAAAAGTTTATTTTTCGGGAACGGTGAATTATTATGTCAATTCAAACAACGTCAGCGCGATGGAAAACGGTTTCAGAGTCGAGCGTGAGTATTATGTCATTAAGCAATATGAATCATACAAAGGCAACAATATTGTCTACAGAAAGTATCCTTACGACGGCAATATAAAATCGGGAGATATGCTTCTCGTGAAGCTCCGCGTTTATACAAAAGAAAATAATCTTTCTTACTTCATGCTCGAAGACCCGATTCCTGCGGGATGCGAAGTCATCACCGACGACTGGGCTTATAACATCGAAGATGAGGAAGATTACGGAGTTGTTTATGATTATCCTTACTGGAGATGGTGGTATGCCGACAAGGACATCCGCGATAACAAAGTTACTTTCTTCGCGACGTATCTTTACGGAGACCATTATGAGTTCTCATACATAATGCGCGCGCAGATACCGGGACAGTATAACGTCAATCCTTCTGTGGGAGCGCTTATGTATTATCCCGAAGTCAACGGCAACTCCCCGACAATGAGGATGAATATATCTGACAAGTAG
- a CDS encoding aminotransferase class I/II-fold pyridoxal phosphate-dependent enzyme: protein MDLFQKCYNFKRADEVKAAGFYPYFRAIEANEGPEVMIEGRKIIMAGSNNYLGLTAHPKVKEAAIKAIEMYGTGCSGSRYLTGTLDLHNKLEEKFADFFGKERVLLFSTGYQTAQGIIPTLVQRGEYVVSDKDNHACIVAANLMAKGAFADFKRYEHNDMDSLEKIMSSLPLDAAKLVVSDGVFSTTGEIVHLPRLVEIAKKYNARILIDDAHSTGVIGKGGRGTASHYGLGDQVDMIMGTFSKTFASLGGFVAGERDVINYIKHHSPALIFSASPTPASAAAADAALDILIAEPQRIDRLLNNAQKMRDGFKKMGFKIIDGECAIVPVILGDDLLVFQFWRKLFDAGVFVNAFISPGVPANMAMLRTSYMATHEDKHLDRILELFGDIGKELGVIK, encoded by the coding sequence ATGGATTTATTTCAGAAGTGTTATAATTTTAAACGTGCAGACGAAGTCAAAGCAGCGGGTTTTTATCCTTATTTCAGAGCAATCGAAGCTAACGAGGGACCGGAAGTAATGATAGAAGGAAGGAAAATCATTATGGCAGGCTCAAACAATTATCTTGGTTTGACTGCGCATCCGAAGGTGAAAGAAGCTGCAATAAAAGCAATTGAAATGTATGGAACGGGCTGCTCAGGTTCACGTTATTTAACCGGAACACTGGATTTGCACAACAAGCTTGAAGAAAAGTTTGCAGACTTTTTTGGCAAAGAAAGAGTGTTGTTGTTTTCAACAGGATATCAGACAGCTCAGGGTATAATCCCGACGCTTGTTCAAAGAGGTGAATATGTAGTTTCAGATAAAGATAATCACGCATGTATTGTTGCTGCAAATTTAATGGCAAAAGGTGCCTTTGCTGATTTCAAACGTTATGAACATAATGACATGGACTCATTAGAAAAGATTATGAGTTCGCTTCCTCTTGATGCCGCAAAGCTTGTAGTATCAGATGGAGTTTTTTCAACAACCGGAGAGATAGTTCACTTGCCGAGACTTGTTGAGATTGCAAAAAAATATAATGCAAGAATTTTGATTGATGATGCGCATTCAACCGGCGTCATCGGCAAGGGTGGAAGAGGAACTGCTTCGCATTACGGGCTTGGTGACCAGGTTGATATGATTATGGGAACATTCTCAAAAACTTTTGCTTCGCTTGGAGGATTTGTAGCGGGTGAAAGAGATGTGATTAATTACATTAAGCATCATTCTCCGGCATTGATTTTCTCTGCATCACCCACTCCCGCCTCAGCAGCGGCGGCAGATGCAGCGCTCGATATATTAATTGCTGAACCGCAAAGAATTGACAGGCTTCTTAATAATGCTCAGAAAATGCGGGACGGTTTTAAGAAAATGGGATTCAAAATTATCGACGGTGAGTGCGCAATTGTTCCGGTGATTCTTGGCGATGATTTACTTGTGTTCCAGTTCTGGAGAAAGCTTTTTGATGCAGGTGTGTTCGTCAATGCGTTCATATCTCCTGGTGTGCCTGCAAATATGGCAATGTTAAGAACTTCATATATGGCGACGCATGAAGACAAACATCTTGACAGAATTCTTGAACTTTTTGGCGACATCGGAAAAGAATTGGGAGTTATTAAGTAA
- a CDS encoding transposase has translation MNNLVFFTATILEWKPLLTLDKYKNIIISSLKYLVENNKIKIYAFVIMPNHIHLIWKIKNELNYSDIQRDFLKYTSQMIKFDLEKTNVDLLNEFYVDAKDRKYQIWERNPLSIELISKEITEQKINYIHKNPLMPKWNLAEESHLYKYASTKYYLEGTDEFGILENYMNYDGCW, from the coding sequence ATGAACAATCTTGTATTTTTCACTGCTACAATTCTTGAATGGAAACCATTGCTCACACTTGATAAATATAAAAATATAATTATTAGCAGCTTAAAATATCTTGTTGAGAACAATAAAATAAAAATATATGCGTTTGTCATAATGCCGAATCATATTCATTTAATATGGAAAATTAAAAATGAATTAAATTATTCGGACATTCAACGTGATTTTTTAAAATACACCTCTCAAATGATTAAATTTGATTTAGAGAAAACAAATGTTGATTTGTTAAATGAATTTTATGTGGATGCTAAAGATAGGAAATATCAAATTTGGGAACGAAATCCTTTGTCTATTGAATTAATCTCTAAAGAAATAACAGAACAAAAAATCAATTATATTCATAAAAATCCTTTAATGCCAAAATGGAATTTAGCTGAAGAATCGCATTTGTATAAATATGCTTCAACAAAATATTATCTCGAAGGAACAGATGAGTTTGGAATTTTAGAAAACTATATGAATTATGACGGTTGTTGGTGA
- the argS gene encoding arginine--tRNA ligase: MTEIIKYLTNLLTEYLNKTGSDSKVIFDKPKDEKHGDLTTNIALVASKQLNKKPRDLANEIISNITFDEKFISKVEIAGPGFINFFVSDFYYREVLGEIIVSGNDFGKTKDNSGKKANLEWVSANPTKPLHAGHGRQIALGKAIANLLEWTGYQVTREYYYNDAGNQMQKLAESVYARYMQMIDRSFPFPEDGYQGEYIKNIAQLIYSQRKDSLKDSKDLEFFKTAGENFNFKVIRNTLNKLGINHDVFFNETELYKNGDIEKLLALFKEKEMSYENDGAVWLKMNQAEGFDKDKVIVKNTGEPTYRLPDMAYHINKLERGFDLIIDIFGSDHGDTYKEVLYGVRSAGYNTDKIHVIIHQMVTFKMGDESVKMSGRSDTSYYLDELINDIGVDATQFFFVMRGANTHLDFDIKLAKEHSEKNPVYYLQYAHARICGILRNAETNFPDILCADSEPALLTAPEEMRLLKTLADFPEEVQDATRTYEPHKIITYLNKVASDFHLFYHNNRVLDAENPKLSAARLKLCMATQQVLKNGFSIIGISAPERM; encoded by the coding sequence ATGACCGAAATAATAAAATATCTTACGAATTTATTAACGGAATATCTTAATAAAACCGGTTCGGATTCAAAAGTCATTTTTGATAAGCCAAAAGATGAAAAACACGGAGACCTCACGACCAATATTGCACTTGTTGCGTCGAAGCAATTAAACAAAAAACCGCGCGACTTAGCGAATGAAATTATTTCGAATATAACTTTTGATGAAAAATTTATTTCAAAAGTTGAAATCGCGGGACCCGGATTTATAAATTTTTTTGTTTCGGATTTTTATTATCGTGAAGTTCTTGGTGAAATAATAGTAAGCGGAAATGATTTCGGAAAGACAAAAGACAACTCAGGCAAAAAAGCAAATCTTGAATGGGTAAGCGCAAACCCCACAAAGCCGCTCCACGCAGGACACGGCAGACAAATTGCTCTTGGCAAAGCTATTGCAAATCTTCTTGAATGGACGGGATATCAAGTAACTCGCGAGTATTACTACAACGACGCAGGCAACCAGATGCAAAAGCTTGCGGAGTCTGTTTATGCACGCTACATGCAGATGATTGACCGAAGCTTCCCTTTCCCTGAAGACGGTTACCAGGGCGAGTACATAAAAAATATTGCGCAGTTAATTTACAGCCAGAGAAAAGATTCTTTAAAAGATTCTAAGGATTTAGAATTTTTCAAAACCGCAGGAGAAAATTTTAATTTCAAAGTTATTCGAAATACTTTAAACAAACTCGGGATAAACCACGATGTATTTTTCAATGAAACCGAATTATATAAAAACGGAGACATCGAAAAGCTTCTTGCATTATTTAAAGAGAAAGAAATGTCTTATGAAAATGACGGCGCGGTATGGCTAAAAATGAATCAGGCAGAAGGTTTTGATAAAGATAAAGTAATTGTTAAAAATACCGGAGAGCCGACTTACCGTTTGCCGGACATGGCATATCATATAAATAAACTCGAACGCGGGTTTGATTTAATCATTGACATCTTTGGTTCTGACCATGGCGACACATATAAAGAAGTCCTATACGGTGTGCGTTCAGCAGGATATAATACAGATAAAATCCACGTCATCATTCACCAGATGGTCACGTTTAAAATGGGAGATGAGTCCGTTAAAATGAGCGGGCGAAGCGATACTTCATATTATCTCGATGAGCTTATAAACGACATCGGTGTTGATGCTACGCAATTCTTCTTTGTGATGCGGGGAGCAAACACGCATCTCGATTTTGACATTAAGCTTGCAAAAGAGCACTCGGAAAAAAATCCTGTATATTATTTACAGTATGCTCACGCACGTATCTGCGGAATTTTGCGAAATGCTGAAACAAATTTTCCCGATATTTTGTGTGCTGATTCCGAACCGGCTCTCTTAACTGCTCCCGAAGAAATGCGTTTATTAAAGACACTTGCTGACTTCCCTGAAGAAGTTCAGGATGCCACAAGAACTTATGAACCGCATAAGATTATTACTTACCTAAATAAAGTCGCAAGTGACTTTCACTTGTTTTATCACAACAACCGTGTGCTTGATGCCGAAAATCCAAAACTTTCTGCCGCTCGCTTGAAGCTTTGCATGGCAACACAGCAGGTTTTGAAAAATGGTTTTAGCATTATCGGAATTTCCGCCCCTGAAAGAATGTAA
- a CDS encoding KTSC domain-containing protein: MKRQHVNSTSVRSIGYDEATKTLEVKFIDGDVYQYFKVPEKIYLDLLTASSIGAYLNKEIKGKFEYRKME, from the coding sequence ATGAAACGACAGCACGTCAATTCCACAAGCGTTCGTTCAATCGGCTATGACGAAGCAACGAAAACTCTCGAAGTAAAATTCATCGATGGCGATGTTTATCAATATTTCAAAGTCCCCGAAAAAATTTACCTCGACCTCCTCACCGCCAGCTCCATCGGCGCATATCTGAATAAAGAAATCAAAGGTAAGTTTGAGTATAGGAAGATGGAATAA
- a CDS encoding MFS transporter, protein MKKIISKTVWILGFVSLFNDISSEMLIPIMPIFLKSIGFTAFLIGLLEGFAEATAGLSKGYFGYLSDKYNTRKPFVSSGYFLSTLSKPMLALSIYPLWIFLARFFDRFGKGIRTSARDAILSDQATAQTKGRIFGFHKGMDTTGAVIGPLISLLLLTFYDVSYQTIFLVAFAPSLVGFLLTLFVKEKKSEHKVKKSIPGFFTFVKYWKEASPDYKKAVIGFLAFGVINSSDLFLLLMIKNITNSDQDVLMVYIFYNVVFAATSYPMGAIADKIGFKKSYVIGLIIFAIVYGVMSTSPSLYVIYGLFLLYGLYASLNESVSKAWIASIVHTKIATALGFFTGFNSVCLLLSSTIAGLIWTSFGAPVMFAYAGAGAIIVAAYLLITFRGQSFKVDGKYIEPAEEQ, encoded by the coding sequence TTGAAAAAAATAATTTCAAAGACTGTCTGGATTTTGGGATTTGTCAGTTTGTTCAATGACATATCAAGCGAGATGCTTATTCCAATTATGCCGATTTTTCTTAAGAGCATTGGCTTCACGGCATTTCTTATCGGACTGCTTGAAGGATTTGCCGAAGCAACAGCGGGGCTTAGCAAGGGATATTTCGGATACTTATCGGATAAGTATAACACTCGCAAGCCGTTTGTTTCAAGCGGATATTTTTTAAGCACACTTTCAAAACCAATGCTGGCTCTCAGCATTTATCCGCTGTGGATTTTCCTTGCGAGATTTTTTGACAGGTTTGGAAAAGGAATCCGCACTTCAGCCCGTGATGCAATTTTATCCGACCAGGCAACTGCTCAGACCAAAGGAAGAATTTTCGGATTTCATAAAGGAATGGACACGACCGGAGCAGTGATTGGTCCTCTGATTTCTTTGCTGCTGCTGACATTCTATGATGTAAGCTACCAGACAATTTTTTTAGTTGCCTTCGCTCCGTCGCTTGTCGGATTTTTATTGACCTTATTTGTTAAAGAAAAAAAATCGGAGCATAAAGTTAAAAAAAGTATTCCCGGTTTTTTTACTTTTGTAAAATATTGGAAGGAAGCTTCGCCGGATTATAAAAAAGCCGTCATCGGGTTCCTTGCTTTCGGAGTAATAAACAGCTCTGATTTGTTTTTGCTGCTGATGATTAAGAACATCACAAACTCCGACCAGGATGTGCTTATGGTTTATATTTTTTATAATGTTGTGTTTGCTGCAACGTCATATCCGATGGGAGCAATTGCCGATAAAATCGGTTTCAAGAAAAGTTATGTCATCGGACTGATTATTTTTGCAATCGTTTACGGCGTTATGTCAACTTCGCCTTCGCTTTATGTCATTTACGGATTATTCTTGCTCTACGGACTGTATGCTTCATTAAACGAAAGCGTCTCCAAGGCGTGGATTGCAAGCATTGTGCATACAAAAATTGCAACTGCTTTGGGATTTTTCACAGGATTCAATAGCGTTTGTCTTTTGCTCTCAAGCACCATCGCGGGATTAATCTGGACTTCGTTCGGGGCACCTGTAATGTTTGCTTATGCAGGAGCAGGCGCAATAATTGTAGCGGCGTATTTATTGATTACGTTCCGTGGTCAGAGCTTCAAGGTAGATGGAAAGTATATAGAACCCGCCGAAGAGCAATAA
- a CDS encoding NAD(P)-dependent oxidoreductase, with amino-acid sequence MKAFITGATGFVGSHLADRLLKEGFEVYCLKRSTSSVKWLEGKNVHYVDGDLFSNEALEKVIKDMDYVFHVAGVVKAKTSEGFERGNYLATKNLLDITYKVNPKIKKFVHISSLAACGPTPTEKPLTEDAPCHPITTYGVTKRHAEEAVLNYKDKMNVCIIRPPAVFGPRDTEILVYFQAFQKGLNSVIGFGEKYLSLVYVEELVDGIYLAAINDAANGQIYFICMDKAYNWDEIGSLTSKILGRKAFKVALPHAVVFTVGYIAQFFAKFQKNAATLNVEKCKDITQTRWVCSNEKAKLELGYKQKLSLEEAFKKTVDWYKQEGWLKNN; translated from the coding sequence ATGAAAGCATTTATAACAGGAGCAACGGGTTTTGTGGGCAGTCACCTTGCCGATAGACTCTTAAAAGAAGGTTTTGAAGTATATTGTTTGAAGCGTTCGACCTCGTCAGTGAAATGGCTCGAAGGCAAGAACGTTCACTATGTTGACGGTGATTTATTTTCGAATGAAGCGCTTGAAAAAGTAATAAAAGACATGGATTATGTTTTCCATGTTGCGGGAGTTGTAAAAGCAAAAACAAGCGAAGGTTTCGAGCGCGGAAATTACCTCGCAACAAAAAACCTGCTTGATATAACATATAAAGTTAATCCGAAGATAAAAAAATTCGTTCATATCTCTTCTCTTGCGGCATGCGGTCCGACCCCTACAGAAAAACCGTTGACAGAAGATGCTCCGTGCCATCCAATAACGACATACGGTGTTACAAAGCGTCATGCTGAAGAAGCTGTTTTGAATTATAAGGATAAAATGAATGTTTGTATTATAAGACCTCCTGCAGTTTTTGGTCCGAGAGATACCGAGATTCTTGTTTATTTCCAGGCGTTTCAAAAAGGTCTTAACAGTGTGATTGGTTTCGGTGAAAAATATCTGAGTTTGGTTTATGTAGAGGAACTTGTAGATGGAATTTATTTAGCTGCAATAAACGATGCTGCAAACGGACAGATTTATTTTATCTGCATGGATAAAGCATATAACTGGGATGAAATCGGAAGCTTAACATCTAAAATACTTGGAAGAAAAGCTTTCAAAGTTGCACTGCCTCATGCGGTTGTGTTTACCGTTGGTTATATTGCGCAATTCTTTGCAAAGTTTCAAAAAAATGCAGCAACATTGAACGTTGAGAAATGCAAAGACATAACACAAACTCGATGGGTTTGTTCAAATGAAAAAGCAAAACTCGAACTTGGTTATAAACAAAAATTATCACTCGAAGAAGCATTTAAAAAAACCGTGGATTGGTACAAACAAGAAGGCTGGCTAAAGAACAATTAG